The Streptomyces fungicidicus nucleotide sequence CCCGGCTACGGCCATCTGCGGTCCGCGGACCCCGTCGAACTGCGTCTGGCCGCGGCCACGCTGTCGCTGCCCCTCATCGTGAAGCCCAACGACTCCTCCGGCAGCAAGGGCGTCCAGGTCGTCGCCGACCCGGCGGCACTGCCCGCCGCGCTGGCCGAGGCGCGGGCGTACTCCTTCTCCGGCGAAGTGATCGTCGAGGAGATGCTGCTGGGCCGGCACCTGTCCGCGGAAGCGTTCCTGCGCGACGGGAAGCTGGCCACCACGGCGGTCACCGAGCGCGCCACCACCGGCGCACCGCACATGATCACCACCACCCACACGGTGCCCGCCGAGCTCACGCCCGCCACCGAGATCCGGCTGCGCTCCATGATCATGGACATCTGCGTCGCGCTCGGCCACACCGACGGCCCGGTCAACTTCGACTTCGTGGTCGACCGCACCGAGGAGATCCGCTTCATCGAGATGGGCGCCCGGCTCGGCGGCAACGGCATGCCGCTGCTCGTCCAGCACGCCTACGGCATCAACACCTACGAGGCGGCCCTGCGCCTCGCGCTGGGCCAGGACTTCGACCTGGCTCCCCGCCACGTGAAGAAGACCGCCCTGCACATCCTGACCACCGACACCGACGGCGTCCTGCGCACCGTCGACGGCGAGGACGCGGTCCGGGCGCTGCCCCAGACCGCCGAGCTGAGGCTCTTCGCGGGCCCCGGCAGCCAGGTCCGCCGCTACACCCAGGCCGGCCACAAACTCGGCTACCTCCTGCTCGTCGCGGACAGCTACGCCGAGCTCCGGGCGGCACAGGCGAAGGCACAGTCCCTGCTGCGCTTCGGCGTGGAACCGGCCGCGCCCGCCCCGGCCCGCCACCCTGAACCCCTTACGGAGAAAGTTCGTTGAACACCGCACGGCGCAACGCGCCCTTCCTGGTCCTCGCCGCGCTCGCGGCGGTCTTCGCGGGCATCGTCTGGTTCGCCATGCCTCATGACCGTGAGGTCAAGAGCCTGGGCATCCTGCTGTTCAAGCTGGTGCCCTTCGTGCTCGCCACCGAGGCGATCGCCCAGCTCGACCCGGTCTGGGCCCAGCGGATCCGCCTCCACCTCGTGGTCCCGGTCTGCTTCCTCGTGTACTTCTGCTACTTCGTGCCGAAGATCTTCTTCGTCGCCGAGAACCACCCCGAGCTGTACTACTACATCCTCACGCTGACCCCGTTCGTCATCCTCAGCCTCGTCCTCGCCTTCCGCATCGGCGGCGGCGCCGCCCACCTGGTGCGCCGGCTCTCCTACGCGATGATCCTGCTGATGCTGTCCGGTCTCGAGGACCTGGCCTTCCTCACCGTGAACGAACACACCGACCCGGCGTGGCAGACCATCCCCGAGGTGTGGACCTGGGCCTCGCACATCACGGTCTTCCTCGGCCACCCGGCGAGCAAGTACGAGGCGTACGCCTTCATCACCGTGCACGTGCTGCTGGCGCTCTTCCTCCTGTTCGCGCCCACCCGCTGGTTCGCCCCCCTCGCCCGGGCGGTCCGGCGCACCCCCGTCCAGGCCCCCAACGCCGGCTGACCAGCGAAGGACCGTACGAGATGTTCCTCCGAGAGGCGCTGTACGTCCCCGTCGCCTGCGCCCGTCAGTACGGCACCCGCGACGCCCTGCGCCGGCGCCAGCTCACCCAGCTCAACAGGATGCTGGCGCACGCCAGGGCCGAGGTGCCGTACTACCGCGACGACCCCGCCTACCGGACCGGCCCGCTGCGCTCCCTCGCCGAGGTCGCGCGGCTGCCGGTCCTGAGCAAGGAGGTGCTGCGCGGCCGCCCCCTGGAGGAACTCCTCGCCGAGGGAGCCGACCCCGCCCGGCTGCCCACCTTCCGCACCAGCGGCTCCACCGGCCGCCGGGTGACGGTCGTGCACGACACCCACAGCCACGACTACCACATGGCCGCCTGCGTCCGCCGGTTCCTGGCGACCGGGCGCTACCTGCCCACCCACCGGCTCTCCCACATCAGGCCCTTCGCACCGCCCTCGCGGCGCTTCGAGAGGATCGGCCTCTTCCGCCGCCATGTGCTGCTCACCGACCGGCCGATGGACGACATCAAGGCCGAACTCCTCACCGCACGGCCCCAGGTGCTCATCGGCTACCCGGTCCACCTGCGCGCCCTGCTGCGGGCGCTGACCCCGGCCGAACTGGCGGTGCTGCGCCGCACCCTGCGCCTGGTCATGACCGAGTCCGAGCTCCTCGTCGACGCCCACCGGGCGCTGTTCGAGGAGGAGTTCGGCGCCCCGGTGCACGACGAGTACTCGGCCTTCGAGGTGCTCAACATCGCGTACGAGTGCCGGCACGGGCGGGCCCACCTCGCCGAGGACCGGCTCCTCGTGGAGATCCTCGACGCGGACGGCCGGCCGCTGCCGGACGGCGCCGAGGGCCGGGTGGTGGCGACCGCGTTCATGGAGCGCGCGATGCCCCTCGTCCGGTACGACCTGGGGGACGTCGGCAGGATCGAGACGCCGCCGTGCCCGTGCGGACGGCGCTTCCGCACCCTGCGGCTCACGGCGGGACGCGTCAACGACTCGGTGCTGCTGCCGACCGGACGCCAGCTCTACCCGGACACCTTCCTGCATCTGGCGGCCACCTTCCCGGGCATCGCCGAGTGCGGGGTGCACCAGGACCGCACCGGAGCGGTGCGCCTCGACGTGGTCCCGTCCGGGCCCCTCGACCGGGACGCGTGGGCCGGGGTGGCCGAGGCGGTGCGGGAGCGGCTGCACACCGTGGCCGGCTGCGCCTTCCCGCTGGAGGTCGTCCGGGCGGAACGGGTGGAGATCACCGCGGGCGGCAAGGGCCGTTTCGTCACCTCCGAGCTGGCGGCGCCGGGGGCCGAGCCGACGGGACCGGCGTGAGCACGGCGCCCGGCGCGGCCGCCGGCCCGGAGACGTCCCGGCGGCCCGACGCCCGACGCCTCGCCTCGCTCCTCGCCGGGCGCACCGCCTTCAGACTCACCCTGCTCGGGGCCAACACCGCGCTCCTGGCCAGCTGGGGGCAGGGGCCGTACGAGCGGTACGCCGCGGCCATGGGCACGGCCCAGGTGCTCACCACCCTCACCTCGCTCGGCATCGAGAAGTCCGCGCTCAAGCTGGTGCCCCGGGCCCGCCGCACCGGGCCCCAGCTGATCACCGTGTTCCTGTGGTGCGCGGGCGTGCTCACCGCCGCCGTCGTGCTCTGGCTGGCCGGCACGGCGCTGCTGAACCCCCCGCGGGGCGGTGCGCTGGCGGTGCTGGCCGGCCTGTACATGGCGCTGCTCGGTCTGAACACCGTCCTGGTCGGACTGTGCAGGGCGCTGGGCCGGGACCGTGCCGACGTCGCCAACTTCACCGCCCTGTCGTTCCTCGTGGTGACCGGGACCGGCGGGGCCACCCTGCTCGGCTGGGGCCCAGAGGCGTTCACCGGCTGGATCCTCGTCGGCACCGCCCTGCTCAACCTGGTCCACGTCCCGGCCCTGCGGCGCTCCGCCGCCCGCCCGGTACGCCGGGGCACGGCCGGGCCGGCCGTCTCCACCTCGGCGCTGATGGCCTGCGGCGACGTGGCGGCCGCCGGTGCGGTCAGCCTCCTCTTCGCGCTGCTCGCCGCCTCCCGGCACCACGAACAGACCGGCCACCTCTATCTGATGGTCCTCGCCTCGTCGGTGCTGCTCAACGGCTTCGGCTACGTGCTGCGGCTGTTCCAGCCGCATGTGTCGCTGACCCTGCGGTCGCTGGACGCCGCCGCGCTCGACCGCCGGGTGGTGCGCCGGCTCCTCCCGCTGGCGGTGGCGGGCGCCGCGTGGACCGCCGCCGCCCTGCTGCTCGCCCGGCTCGTCCGGGACTCCGGCCTGCTGCCGCCACCCGTCGTGGTGCTGCTCCTGTACGTCCTGTGCACACCCCTGTTCTTCGCGGTCGGCAGCCTCCACTACCTGCTCGAGAACGCCAGCGCCCGCACCCTGCGGGCCACCGCCGCCGCGGCCGTCGCGGGCCTGGTCTGCGCGGTGCTGGCCGGCGCGTTCCTGGTGCCCGCGCTCGGCGCCCTCGGCGCGGTCGCCGCGCTCTCCGCGGGCGAGGCAGCCCACGCCCTGGCCGCCCGCCTACTACTCACCTGTCCGCGCACCCACCGCCCGCCCACACCCCGCACTCCCGCCGCGCCGCCCGCCCCCGCTGCCCTCGCTGCGTCTGAGGCCCCTGCCGCGCCTGCCGCGACGGCTGCTTTCGCCGCCTCCGCCGCGCTTCGCGCACCGGCTGCGCCTGACGCGCCGCCCGCGCCCGCTGCCCTTGCTGCGTCCGAGGCCCCTGCCGCGCCTGCCGCGCCGCCCGCCTCCGCCGCGCCGCCCGCCTCCGCCGCGCCGCCCGCATCCGCCGCGCCGCCCGCATCCGCCGCGCCGCCCGCCTCCGCCGCGCCGCCCGCCTCCGCCGCGCCGCCCGCATCCGCCGCGCCGCCCGCCTCCGCCGCGCCGCCCGCCTCCGCCGCGCCGGCCGTCCCCGCCGAGCTTCGCGCACCCGCTGCGCCTGCCGCGCCGCCCGTACCCACCGCGCCTGCCGTGCCGGAGGCGCCTGCCGCGGCGGTCGCGCTGCCCGCACCCGCCACCCCCGCCGCGACGGCCGCCCCCGCGGCCCCCGCCGCGCCCGCCCCGACCCCTGACGACCTGGGAGTCTCCCGATGAACGACGACCTGACCCGCCGTGACGGCGCGCCGGCCTGGCGTGGTGTCGTCTACCCGTTGCTGCTCTCGGCCGCCGCCCTGGGCGTCCTCGTCGCCGTGCTCGGGCTCGGTATCGGGGCCCCCGATCCCGCGGTCGCGGAGACGGCACGGGACGGAGCCCCGCCGGGCGCCGTCGCGCACGCCGGCGAGACCACCCTCAGGCTGGTGGCCGCCATCGCCGTGGTCGCCGCGGTCGCGGCCGGCGGCGGTCTCCTCGCCCGCCGTCTCGGCCAGCCGCCGGTCATCGGCGAGATCGCCACCGGTCTGCTGCTCGGCCCGTCCTTCCTGACCGGGCTGTGGCCCGGTGCGAGCGAGCTGTTCTACCCCGCGTCGGCGGAGCCCGTGCTCGGCCTGCTCGCCCAGGCCGGCCTGGTCCTGTTCATGTTCGCGGTCGGCTCCGAGTTCGACGCCTCCCAACTGCGGCGCAGCGGCCGGGTGGTGGGAGCGGTCAGCCAGGGCAGCATGATCGTCCCGTTCGTCCTCGGAGTGGTCTCCGCGGGCCTGGTCTACCGGGAGTTCGCCGCCGACGGGATCGACTTCGTGCCCTTCGCGATCTTCCTGGGTACGGCGATGAGCATCACCGCGTTCCCGGTGCTCGCCCGGATCGTGCAGGAGTCGGGCCTGGCCCGGCACCCGCTCGGCACCATGGCCATGACGTGCGCGGCCGCCTGCGACGTGATCGCCTGGTGCGCCCTGGCCACGGCCATGGCGGTGGCCGGCGCGGGCAGCCTCTGGGGCGCCGGCGGCACCGTGCTCCTCGCCGCGGGGTTCGCGGTGGCCGTCCTGGTCCTCGGCCGCCCGCTGGTGCGCGCCGCCGACCGCTGGGCGGACCGGGTGCGGGTGCCGTCCGCGGCCCGCCTCGTCGCCCTGCTGCTGCTCGCCTTCTCGCTCGCCCGGGCCACCGATCTGATGGGCGTCCACTCGATCTTCGGGGCGTTCCTCGCCGGACTGCTCGTGCCGCACCGTTCCGGCAGCCCGCTGACCGCCGTGCAGCTGCGTCTGGACTCGCTCAACCGGCGGCTGCTGCTGCCGCTGTTCTTCGTCTCCGTCGGCATGACGGTCGACCTCAGCCGGGTGACCGCGAACGGCGCGCTGCTCGTCGCCGGGGCCGTCGCCGTCGTCACCGCCGTGGCCGGAAAGCTCGTCGGGACCGGCCTGACCGCCCGCTCCTGCGGCCTGTCCTGGCGGATGTCGCTCGGCCTCGGCGTGCTGCTCAACGCGCGGGGCGTCACCGAGGTCGTCGTGCTCCGCGCGGGGCTCGACGCCGGCCTCATCAACCAGAACGCCTTCACCGTCCTGGTCGTGATGGCCCTGCTGACCACGGTGATGACCGGCCCCGCGCTCGGTCTCCTCAAGCTGTCCCGGCGGCCCACGGCCGCCCCCGTCGCCCCCCTCCGCCTCGCCGGCTCCCCGCAGGGGGAGCAGCTGGAAAGGAACTCCGCATGACCCCCGTGACCCCTGCCGCCCCCGTCTCGCTGGTGACCGGAGGGGCCGGTTTCATCGGCTCCCACGTGGCCCGCGAACTCCTGGACCGCGGCCACCGCGTGATCGTCCTCGACGACCTCAGCGGCGGCACCGCCGCCAACGTCCCGGCCGGCGCCGAGTTCCGGCACGGCAGCGTCTGCGACCCCGACGTCGTCGACGCCGTCTTCGCCGCCCACCGCGTCGACTACGTCTTCCACCTCGCCGCGTACGCCGCCGAGGGCCTGAGCCACTTCATCAAGCGCTTCAACTACATGAACAACGTGGTCGGCAGCGTCAACCTGATCAACGCCGCCGTCAACGCGGGCACCGTGAAGTGCTTCGTGTTCACGTCGTCCATCGCGGTCTACGGCGCCAACCAGCTGCCGATGAGCGAGGACCTGGTGCCGGCGCCGGAGGACCCGTACGGCATCGCGAAGTTCTCCGTGGAGCAGGAACTGCGGGTCACCCACGAGATGTTCGGGCTTCCGTACGTCATCTTCCGGCCGCACAACGTCTACGGCGAGTACCAGAACATCGGCGACCGCTACCGCAACGTCATCGGCATCTTCATGAACCAGGCGCTGCGCGGCGAGGAGTTCACGGTCTTCGGCGACGGCGAGCAGACCCGGGCCTTCAGCTACATCAAGGACGTGGCCCCGGCCATCGCCCGCTCGGTGGAGCTGCCGGCGGCGTACAACGAGGTCTTCAACGTCGGCGGCGACCAGGTCTACAGCGTCAACCGCATCGCCGCCGCGGTCTGCGAGGCCATGGGCGTGGAGCTGCGCGTCAACCACCTGCCGGAGCGCAACGAGGTGCGCGACGCGTACGCCACGCACGAGAAGGCCCGCAAGGTGTTCGGCGCGCCCGGCCTGGCCGTCGGTCTGGAGGAGGGCATCGGGCGCATGGCCGCCTGGGTCAAGGAGGTGGGTCCGCAGGAGCCCTCGGTGTTCTCGGGCATCGAGGTGGTCCGCAACCTGCCCCCGTCCTGGGCGGCGGCCCTGGAGGAGCGGCGCACCATATGAGCGCGGCGGTGCGGCCGTGACCGGGAACCCCGCGTCACGGCCGCACCACCCCGGGGCCGCGTCAGTCCGCCGCCCCGGCCAGCACCTTCACGATCTTGATCTTCCCGTTGGGCTCCGGGGCGATCTCCTCTACCCGGCGGACCGTCACCTCGAAGTCGGGCACCGCGTCCTGCACCGCCCGCCGGATCCGCCCGGTCACCGAGGCGTCCGCGCCCGGCGCGAGCACCGTGCGGACGGTGACCTGGGCGGGCCGCTCCTGCACCAGCTGCATGCGGGCCACCTCGGGGAAGTCCTGCACCCGGTACGTGAGGAAGTCGGCGTAGAACTCCCGGCCGTCCCGCCCCCGGAACCGGTCCTGGCTGCGACCCTGCACCCGCTCCACGACCGGGGTGCGGCGCCCGCAGCCGCAGGTGTCCGGACCCACCGTCACCCGGTCGCCCAGCCGGTAGCGGAGCAGCGGCATCGCCTCGCTGTGCAGCCGGGTCACCAGGATCTCGCCCTCGACCCGGCGGCTGCCGTCGGCGAGCACGGCGGTGCCGTCCTCCTGCTCCAGCTCGACCACCACATCGGCGGAGCGCAGGTGCAGCGCGCCCCGGCGGCAGGTGCGCGCCACCGTGAACACCTCCACGGAGGCGTACACCTCGTGGAACCGGGCGCCCAGATGGCCCAGCACCCGGGCCCGCGCGGTCGGCGTGAGGCGCTCGCCGCCGAACAGCACGTGGTGCACGCCCCGGTGGCGCTCCCCCCGCCGCTCCAGCTCCTCGACCACGGAGGCGATCACGTTGGGGAAGCCCACCAGGAACGTGGGGCGGGCCGCGAGGAACGCCTCGACCTGCTCGTCCAGGGTCCCGCTCGTGTCGATGTGGAAGGTGCGCAGCAGACCGAACCGCTCCAGCGGGTGGCGCAGGAACGGATTGACCCTGAAGTACGCCATCCGGTCCCAGGGCCGCAGCCCCGAGGCGACCATGTCGTACAGGTACGAGGCGCGCAGGTACCCCAGGTCCCGCTCCGAGTTGCGGATGGTGATCGGCACGCCGGACGAGCCGCTGGTGGTGCCCGCCTTGGTGTTCCGGGTGGTGAACCCCTCCGCGAGCAGCCGCTCGGGGGCGCTGTCGTGGAACTCGGTACGGTCGAGCACCGGCAGTGCCGGCAGGTCCTCGGGCCCCTGGAAGGCGGCCGCGGTGCCCGGTGCGATCAGCTCCCGGTAACGCGGCACATGCGCCTGGGCGTGCCGTACCAGGCGCACCAGGAGCCGCCGCTGCTCGGCGGCGAGCCGGTCGGGGCCGGCCCGCTCCAGACGGTGGGCGCGGACCAGGCTGCGCAGCACGGGGCCCAGGCGCATCACGGGCGAGACGGACGAGGACGGCGGGGTCATCGCGGCCTCCCGGCGGTGCGCAGGACGGGCCCGCCGTGGCGGGGGCAGCGCTCCGGACGGAACGCCCCGCCGCCCTCCGGCCGGGCGTGGACGAAGGTCGGCCGGCGACGCCTCAGCAGGGTGAGGACCGTGCCGCCGTCCAGTGGGCGGGTGTGCACCCGGCCCGTGTCGACGTGCAGCTCCCCGCAGTCGGCGGCCACCGCGCCCAGATAGCCGAGCCACGGCTCGAACCAGACGGAACCCGGGGCCGGCCGGGCGCGGGCCGCCGCCGCGAGACCGAACCGTGCCACGGTCACCACGCCGTCCGGGCGGGTGCCGTCCGCCCACCCCGGGTCACCGACCACGAGGGCGGGCCCGCCGGGCGGCGCCGGCCGTCCCGGCGGGCCGTCGGTCTCGGCGGTGGCGTCCAGCAGCACCCGCCAGGTGGTGCCGTACGCCCGCACCGGGTCGCGCAGCGCCCGCGTCACCTCGTACACGTCGACGCCCCGCACGGGGTGCCCGGCGATCCGGAGCGCCTCACGCAGCTCGGCGACGTGTTCGCGGGGCGGGCGGCCGGGGTCCCGGCGCGGCAGCAGCGCGGCGTCGAGCGGCATCAGCAGATGCCGCCGCAGCCGCGCCTCGTCGCGGGTCAGCGGCGGCAGCGTCCCGGTGGCGGCGTACCGCTCGCGGTAGTGCGGCACCGTGCGCAGGGCGCGGCGCACGGTGCGCTCGTACGGCTGGGCGACGCGCATCTCAGCAGGAGGTGTTCTGGTCGTGGACGAGCAGCCACTCCCCGTCGACGCGGGCGAAGACCAGGCTGAGCAGATGACGCAGCGCGTACGGCCGGCCCTCCGCGTCCAGGTCCCGGTAGTCGACCGCGAGGACCGCCACGGCGGTGTCCGCCAGTTCGAGGGTGCGGACGGTCTCCGTCGTCATGCTCCAGTCGGGGTCCTGGAACCAGTCCTTGTGGAAGGACCGGATCTCGTCGGTGCCGGTGACCGTCCTGCCGTTGGGGAGGATGAGCGTGGCGTCGGGGTGCACGGTGAGCACGTAGCCGTCCAGGTCGCGGTCGCGGATCGCGGCGAGATGACGGTCCAGCGCGGTGGTGAAGTCCATGGGGGTTCTCTCTCGTCTCTTTCTCGTGCGTCGGTGTTCCGGGAGTCCCCGGCGCGGTGTCCGGAGCGGAGGAAGCGGTGGTGCGGGTCAGAACGGGGCCGCCACGGCGTACCGGGCCACGGCGGTCGCGCCGAACGACTCCTTGAGCCGGGCCATGCCGGGGCCGAACGCCAGGGCGGGCACCCGGAGGGCGATCATCCGGTCGATCTCCCGCAGGTACAGGTCGAAGTAGAGGTCCCGGGCGCCGTCCGAGCCGGTCACCGTCGTCGCCCAGCCGTCCGGTGTGCGAAGCACCAGGTCGAACGAGACGGGCAGGCCGGAGCCGCTGTCCAGGTGGGCGAAGTAGAAGGCGCCCGGATGCGCGTTGAGCCGTTCGAAGTAGACCGGGAGCAGGGGCACGACCCCGGCCGGCCGCCCGGTGTGCTTCATCCGGGTCAGCTGGTCCAGCCGCCCCGCCCGCACCGGGTCGATCGCCGGGAGACCGGTCGTGACCGTCAGCCCGGCGTGGCCGTCGATCCACTGCCGCAGCGCCGTCAGCCGGCGGCGCCTGGCACGCGGCAACCCGGCGAGGTAGGCGTCCGTAGACGCCCAGCGGTTGTGCAGGACCAGGCCGGGCGCGGTGGGACGGGTGAGCCGCAGCGGACCGCCGAGCACCTCCAGGTCCCGGGCCTCGGCGTCCAGGTGCAGCACGCCCAGACAGCGCGCCCCCAGCCGGCGGCGCACGGCCCGCTCGAAGGCGCGGGTTGCGGCCCGCCGGCCCCCGGGAGCGAGCCCGGGGGCGTACAGCCGTCCCGCGCCGAAGCTGTTCGGCAGGTGGACCTGGAACCAGCCCGGCGTCAGGGCCCGCCCCGCGGGCCGGTACCGCCGCAGCACCGGCCGCACCCCCAGCCGCCCGCAGAACGCGGCCACCGGTTCGCCCGCGTCCCTCACCAGGCCGCCGTACACGGGCCGCGGGCTGCCCAGGGCGGCGGCCTCGAGCAGCGCCCCGTCCCACAGCGCGGGGCCCCCGAGGGAGTGGACGAAGGCGTCCCAGCCGTCGGGCGCGGGCCCTCCGCCGGGCGTGAAGATCTCAACCCGCACGGACCGCGGCCTCCTCTCGCACGGAAGCGGGCCGTGGCTGCCCCGCGGTGGCGGACAGCCCCGCCCGCAGCGGCCGTTCGCCCCGGTCGCGATAGGCGGCCAGCGCGTCGGCGACGGCCCGCGGGCCGAGCGCGTCGACGAGCGTGTCGAGCCGCGGCCCGCGCTCGGTGCCGAACAGCGCCCGGTAGATCTCCCGGAACTCGGCGACGGTGCGCTCCGCGCGGGGCGCCCCGGGACCGGTGTGCGTCCTCAGCTGTGCGACGAGCGCGTCCACGGCGGGACCCGGCGCCGCGGCAGGCCCGGCCTCGCCCCAGTAGCGGCCGGCTCCGTGCGTGGCGAGCCAGGCAGCCGCGTGGGCGACCCGCTCGGCCAGCAGCTCCCGGTCGCAGCCGGGGTGTCGCCGCGTCAGTCGGGCGAGCGCCGGCTCCGGGGCCCCGCCGTGGGCGTACAGCGCCCCGACGACGGAGCGCATCCGGGGCAGGGCGGCGCGGGGCGCCGGGTCCTCGTCGCTCAGCAGCTCCCACAGCACCCGGGCCCGCGCGTCACCGGGCACCGCCCGCAGGAAACGGTCGAACGCGTCGTACGCGCCGAGGAACACGTCCGTGCCGAACCCGATCCGCAGGTCCGACAGGCAGTTGCGGTGCCCGTACAGCCACAGCACCATCGGCGCGGGATGGACAGCGAGCAGGTCCCGCACGTACGGTCCGCCGCCGCTCGAGCCGGAGATCTTGCCCGTGCCGCGTGCGCCGCGCACCAGGCCGTAGGGGACGATGACCGGCTGCGCCCGGCCCAGGTAGCCGTCGTACACCGGCCGGGTGCGCTCCATGGTGCTGCCCGCGCTGCAGTGGTCCTGGCCGGCCGGCTCGCAGTCGATGCCCTCGTGGGCGACCCGCAGCGTCCAGTCCAGGGCCCAGGACGGTTTGACGCGCTCCGGTCCGGTCACCGTGAGCCGCGCGCCGCAGCAGCGGCAGTGGTAGCGCGCCGACGCGGCGCCCAGCCGGTGGATCTCGGTGGTGCCGCGGCCGCACTGCAGGCAGTACACCGAGAACAGGTCCCGGCCGTCCGCCCTGCCGAGCAGTTCGGCGAGCCGCCCCGCGTCACGCTGGTAGCGGCGCTGGATCTCCCGGTAGACGCCGGCCCGGTAGCGCTCGTACTGGTAGTGCGTCTCCCACGCGCCGCCCGGCGGCATCCGGCCGTCCGCGTCGGCCGCGTCGGGCAGGATGCCCGTGGCCCGCAGCTCGGCGAGGTAGGCACGGCAGAACCGGGTGGCCCGCTCCCGGTGCGCGGCGAGCGGCCGGCCGCCGTGGCCGGCCAGCTCCGGGTCCCGGGCCGCCTGGCTCTCCCGCACCGGGTCGTAGTCGTCGAAGCTCAGCAGGATCGCCGACCGGCGGCCCATCCGGGCCAGCGCCCGGTGCACCAGGTGGGCGCAGACGGTGTCCCGGAAGTTCCCGACGTGGAAGTAGCCGGTCGGCGACATGCTGGTCTGGATCAGCACCCGGTGGTGCGGCGGATGCCGGTCGGCGAGCCGCCGCGCGTAGTCGAGGGCCCAGTGCGGCGCGGTACGGTCCTGCGCGTGGAGGTCGTGGGCCGTGTCCCCGGCGACCGCCTTCCGCCCCCGCCCCCGTCGTTTCCTTGGCATGGCGCCAGTAGAGCGCGACCCCCGATAAACGGCCTATACGGCACGGCCCGGCGCCCGGAGCGGAACACCGGGGTCAGGCCAGCCAGCCGTTGTCCCGGGCGATGCGCAGCGCGTCCACGCGGTTGCGGGCGCCGAGCTTGTTCACGATCGTCGTGAGGTAGTTGCGCACCGTGCCGACCGAGAGGCTGGTGGTGGCGGCGATCTGGGTGGTGTCGGCTCCCTCCGCCACCCGGGCGAGCACCTCGACCTCCCGCTCGGTGAGCGGACTGTCACCGATCTCCCAAGCGGCCATGGCCAGTTCGGGATCGATGACCCGGCGGCCCGCGCCGACCCTGCGCACCCCGTCGAGCAGCTCGTCGGGCGAGGCGTCCTTCGGCAGGAAGCCCGCCACCTGCGCGTCCAGGGCCCGCCACAGCGTGCCGGGCCGCGCCATCCCGGTGAGGATCAGCGTCCGGCACCCGGGCGCCCGGTCCCGCAGCACCGCGGCGGCGGCGATCCCGTCCATCCCCGGCATGTCGATGTCGAGGATCGCGGTGTCCGCCCCGGTGCGGAGCACCGCGGGCAGCACCTCGCTCCCGCTGCCGACCTGTGCCACGACCTCCATGTCCGGCTCCAGATCGAGCAGCGCGGCGAGCGCCACCCGGATCATGTGCATGTCCTCGGCCAGCACGATCCGCTGCACGGATCCCCCCTTCCGTCGCACGGCTCCCCCGTCTTCCCGGAGTTCGCGCCCTGTCTACCACCGCGCCGGCGGACCCGCCGGGCCCGTATAGCTCAGTGATAGCGGGCCGGGCGAAGCTCCCCGGACAAGCCGCGGCAGCAGTGCACGCGGCGGAACGGGGGAGTCATGCTCAGGGGACTTGAGGCCACGGCCACCGCCGTGACCGACCAGCGCCGCATCGTCGTCCGCGAGCGGCTGCGCTTCGCGCGGGATCT carries:
- a CDS encoding nucleotidyl transferase family protein; this translates as MPRKRRGRGRKAVAGDTAHDLHAQDRTAPHWALDYARRLADRHPPHHRVLIQTSMSPTGYFHVGNFRDTVCAHLVHRALARMGRRSAILLSFDDYDPVRESQAARDPELAGHGGRPLAAHRERATRFCRAYLAELRATGILPDAADADGRMPPGGAWETHYQYERYRAGVYREIQRRYQRDAGRLAELLGRADGRDLFSVYCLQCGRGTTEIHRLGAASARYHCRCCGARLTVTGPERVKPSWALDWTLRVAHEGIDCEPAGQDHCSAGSTMERTRPVYDGYLGRAQPVIVPYGLVRGARGTGKISGSSGGGPYVRDLLAVHPAPMVLWLYGHRNCLSDLRIGFGTDVFLGAYDAFDRFLRAVPGDARARVLWELLSDEDPAPRAALPRMRSVVGALYAHGGAPEPALARLTRRHPGCDRELLAERVAHAAAWLATHGAGRYWGEAGPAAAPGPAVDALVAQLRTHTGPGAPRAERTVAEFREIYRALFGTERGPRLDTLVDALGPRAVADALAAYRDRGERPLRAGLSATAGQPRPASVREEAAVRAG
- a CDS encoding response regulator transcription factor, producing MQRIVLAEDMHMIRVALAALLDLEPDMEVVAQVGSGSEVLPAVLRTGADTAILDIDMPGMDGIAAAAVLRDRAPGCRTLILTGMARPGTLWRALDAQVAGFLPKDASPDELLDGVRRVGAGRRVIDPELAMAAWEIGDSPLTEREVEVLARVAEGADTTQIAATTSLSVGTVRNYLTTIVNKLGARNRVDALRIARDNGWLA